A stretch of DNA from Ailuropoda melanoleuca isolate Jingjing chromosome X, ASM200744v2, whole genome shotgun sequence:
TGGGTGATATACTTACTTTCTTCAGTTAGATTTCATGTAAGACAGCGTATCTGCAGGCTGTCAATAAAAACCGAGAAGGATGCAACCTTGGGATCAGAAGGGGAAGTTTCAAGTTAGGTATACAATTCTGAAAGAAACAGGGAAGCTGCAGGTGGCAAAACTCTGAAGAGATTGTAAAGCTGAGATCATTTGGACAAACCAGATTCCTTAGGGACTTGGGACATATGTTGTATCCCTGTGTCTTGGGTGCTCAGCAAAGAAACCAGGGTAAGATCTGGACACAGGTCCAACCCTGTATCACCAGTCCTTGGAATTCAACCCATTCTCCTCCCTTGCCTCAGACCTATCtgatcaagaaaacaaaaacacttttttttttaaatttttttaattcatgctcTTGCCCAGCTTTTGGACACCCTGTATTTGCACAGTCCAACTGCTCAGATGTATTAGGAAATACAATCACGTGGTATGCAGTTCACTGGCATGATGGGTGGGAGTGTCAGGCTGGGATGGAATGCTACTAGGGGGAGTAAATGGCGAGGAGTCAAAGGAGTTGTCAGCTCACAGGTTAGTGAGCAACCAGTCTAGCAGTTGTTTCCTAGCCATGTTTCCCACGGCTTCATCCAGTTGTCGTTCCTTGGCAAACTTCATGACCTCTTGAAGAAGATCCCCTACGCTGTACCCTTTCTCTGCTGCCTTTGCTGAAACTTCAGGAAGCTGTGGAGAGAGCAGAGGTAGCTTTGAGTCATGTGATGCTTTTGGAGAAGGGACCCAGATGGATCCAGtggaccctcccccacccaccttcccaccCGTGCCTCTGGGATTAGAGTAAAGCCTGACACAGATCCATGACTGGAGGCTCCTGACCTAGCTTTCCTTTCCCCTCGTCTCTCCTCTAATGACATAGCTCCAAATGCTGCACGACTTTGAGCTTTAGAAAAATTCTGGGATCAAATGCGTTCACCAAACACTTCTCATAGGTGTTAGATTCTTCAGTTAGTCTGTTGATGATTGCTAGGTCAAGGTTAGGGGTTGCCATTCCCCAGCTTCCCTAAAAAAGGATGAGATGGGAAGTAGGGACAATCTCCTGGTCCTGGACTGAAAATAATTTGgttcagtattttatttctcttaaactCCATCTGATGTAGAAAACACAGCtgtggagggtgtgtgtgtgtgtgacagagagagaggagagagagaagaaagaacttGTATGTGCATGAATGCTGGCCTCTATGAAACTGGAGGGTGAGGCCAGGACTGGGGCGAAGCAAGTGAGGTGCCTAGGGCAAAAAATTTAAGGAGCCAAGTACTCTTGGGGCACTTGCAGGATCCATGAGTTGGGGaggtgctctctttttcttttattctctctccaaCCATTTGAGGGCCTTCAAACTCAAAACAGAAGACTTAAAAATTGCTCCCTGATGTGTTACCAAATAGTTTGTTGACATGATCACTGATACAATGAGCTACCCTCACTTCTCCTCTTTGTGGAAATGCACAGGCCTTGAGGTATCCAGAGCCCCACTCGGTTAATGGTTCAccacttttgtctttttctaaagtGTAAGTAATTTGTGAAGTGCACAGTGAAGAGGCTTGGGGAAAAAATTGGACTGCTCTTGGCCTCCGAGTACAatgctgcctccctcctcctgcccattCCAACCCTCCTTTCTTCTCGTGCCTTTTGTGTTGCTTACCTTCTCCAGTTGTCCATCATCATCTCCCATGAAGTAGAGCATGGGTACGTTAAATTCGGAGGCTGCAATCCACTGGAGAACAGCCTGGAGCTGCTTCTGCAAGCTGCTTGTCGAGCATTGATTATTAACTATGACTTCAGGCCCGGGAGTGTCTTGATAGTTATGGGACACGGCACCATCATGACTACATCCGGAGCTACCAACCTGGTAATTGGGGTTGTTTGCCAAGGCTGCTTGTTCTTCCAACTCAGCAAGGGCTGCCCCATCATTACTATACTTCGCCATGATAAGGCACAACTTCATCACAGATTCTACCAGTTGATCTATAAATTGGCAGTTCACTTGCTTCATCCCACTGATAAAGTCAAGTTCTTGATTGTCCTGGCACTGTTCTTCCCCTTTGTCAGGTTTCTTGGACACGGAAGTGACTCTGCTCGTCCTGGGCTCAGAACGCTTGTTCTCGCCTTCACATAGATCCTCACAGTTGAAGGGGCTCTCACTAAGCAGCTTCTGAATCAGCATTAGAACGATGTTTGACATATCCAGGTTCTGAGAGTCCAGCTGTTGATTCTCCTTTAGGGAGGTGGACGGTCCAGGAGCTCCACGAGACTCTAGATGTTTCATTGAAAGTGCCTTGGCACTTTGGCCACTTGCACACTTTTCGTATTGGCCGCTCTGAGTCATATAGCCCATGGTAGAACCAGGACGCTCTTCTTCGAATGCATCTTTGCCTTTGGCCTGCTGGGTCAGATGGTACTGGATCAGCATAAGGGCAGACACAATCAAGTCCTTTGCCAGGGAATCCGTGGAAGGgctgatcttttctcttttttcgtCTTTACTGGTGCATGCTTTGTCAGCCATCTTGCCTTGGTTTCCTTGCTTTTGGTTCCATATGGTCAGGCTTTCCTTGAGGATGTGTTCACTGACTTTCTCAGCGCTGGTCAATGACTTGTACTGCTCTGGTTTCATTTTACCTTTGTCCTTCCCCTTCATCTCAGCTTTCATGGCTGAAAATTCAAGACTGTGATTCTTGCATTTGGGATCGTGGGACCCAGCTTTCAAGGATGCATAGGACAGACTCTGCGATTTAGTCTCCTTCTTCTCGCCAAGAAGAGCACTGACCAGACGCTTCAGCATGGCCTCCATGATATCTGCAGCGTTTTGTTTTCCATGGTTGAACAGATTCCTCTTGACAGCTGAGACGAAGTCGGAGTCGGTCATCAGGACCCCAGTGATGTTATGCAGGTTCTTCATGCAGGAATCAATCAGATCAGACACAATTTCTTTGGTGTGATTTAACAACACCCTCTTCAGGACCACACAGGCCGGAATCGGCTTCCTTGAGCTATGTACTTTCAGGGTCTTCATGACAGAGACCATCATGTCAGAAGCCACCTGATTGGCATAAACCATGAGCCCTTTGCTGATAGAATCTGCAAATTCTTTACTATCCCTTTGGCACATCTGTTTGTCCCCCCCCTTGTTCTTGTTGGATAATTCACTATACGGAAAGGTTTTCCGGCCACCTTCCCTGCACTCCTCCCCAGTGCCCTGCATTTCGGCCGAGGTCAATTCCACAGCATCATGGGCCATTTCAGAAGCAATCTTGCTCACAGCACTGCGGGGgctgtttttccctttgttcccAGGGGATGGGTAGAGAGAATGATGGAGGCATTTGCTTCCACCTTCCAACTTCTCCTTGATTTCCTTACGGGCCATCTGGATTACCAGGGAAGATAGTCGGTTGACATAGAAGGAAAGGTCATCCATAGAACATTCACCATCAGGGGAAATCACTGCCCTCTGAGTGCTAGGAGATTTGGCTGGAGGAGTGGAAGGACTCTGATTATTGTTGGTGTTTTTGGCTGCTGTCATTTCTAGACGCAGACTTTGAGGTCCATTGGCCATATAATCCATGTTCAGTTGATCAGCGTAGACGCTGAAACAGCTCCCGGAGGGTAATTCGTGATATTCGCCTTCTGCGTCTCCTACTTTATGTTTACAGCTAAAGGCTGAGGGGCTCAGTGCATGTTGGAAACCCAAGGCATACTTCTGGAGGTCATTAAGAAGCCAATTGAGGACACTTATGGGATCAGAGGGAGCTTGTTTGAAAAGGCACACAGATCCCTCagtctaaaaaaagaagaacaccTATCCATGAGTTTGGGTAGGGTActtctttcccttattttatttagaagatATATCTTCTAAACTGCACAGATTAGGGATTTGGTCTTTAGAATTTGCATAGGAACATAACATACAATTATCACCATTAATACACAGTCAAACACAAGTGGCAGCAGCAAAACCTCAGAGTATAGGCATTTGTGCACTTAACTGTATATATTATCAATTTATTTGTCAATTTCATCTGCATAAGTGTTCTTATCTCAATATGTGTCAAAAATGTATCCTTGTATCCATTGTGTGCATATGCCCATCAATACAGCAATTTGTAAGTGTGAACATCTCAATAGACGTGAGAATTTGTCAGTTTGTCTTGTGAAATGCGAAAATGTGcctgcgtgtatgtgtgtgtatacatgtatgtcaGTGTCCGTGTGTGAGTATGTGTAAGCATGTGTAATAATATGTTGACATCAATACTCATTGCCTACTGTATAGGCCAACATGTACATGTTAGTGTGTGCATTTTGTACATGTGTGAGATTGTAACCATAAGTGTGTGTATGTCAGTGTGTCTAAGAATATGCAAATAAGCAAGAGTCAATTGGAAATGATGCGCATGTATTTAAATCCAGTAGCA
This window harbors:
- the AKAP4 gene encoding A-kinase anchor protein 4, translated to MSDDIDWLHSCRGVCKVDLYSPKEQQDQDRKVICFVDVSTLNVEDKDCKDAAGSSSEGDLNLGNLEEKEIIVIKDTEKQDQSKTEGSVCLFKQAPSDPISVLNWLLNDLQKYALGFQHALSPSAFSCKHKVGDAEGEYHELPSGSCFSVYADQLNMDYMANGPQSLRLEMTAAKNTNNNQSPSTPPAKSPSTQRAVISPDGECSMDDLSFYVNRLSSLVIQMARKEIKEKLEGGSKCLHHSLYPSPGNKGKNSPRSAVSKIASEMAHDAVELTSAEMQGTGEECREGGRKTFPYSELSNKNKGGDKQMCQRDSKEFADSISKGLMVYANQVASDMMVSVMKTLKVHSSRKPIPACVVLKRVLLNHTKEIVSDLIDSCMKNLHNITGVLMTDSDFVSAVKRNLFNHGKQNAADIMEAMLKRLVSALLGEKKETKSQSLSYASLKAGSHDPKCKNHSLEFSAMKAEMKGKDKGKMKPEQYKSLTSAEKVSEHILKESLTIWNQKQGNQGKMADKACTSKDEKREKISPSTDSLAKDLIVSALMLIQYHLTQQAKGKDAFEEERPGSTMGYMTQSGQYEKCASGQSAKALSMKHLESRGAPGPSTSLKENQQLDSQNLDMSNIVLMLIQKLLSESPFNCEDLCEGENKRSEPRTSRVTSVSKKPDKGEEQCQDNQELDFISGMKQVNCQFIDQLVESVMKLCLIMAKYSNDGAALAELEEQAALANNPNYQVGSSGCSHDGAVSHNYQDTPGPEVIVNNQCSTSSLQKQLQAVLQWIAASEFNVPMLYFMGDDDGQLEKLPEVSAKAAEKGYSVGDLLQEVMKFAKERQLDEAVGNMARKQLLDWLLTNL